In Phormidium ambiguum IAM M-71, a single window of DNA contains:
- the ald gene encoding alanine dehydrogenase encodes MEIGVPKETKDQEFRVGLTPSSVRVLHEAGHKIYVETQAGAGAGFEDEKYIQAGAKIVETAKKAWDRELVVKVKEPLATEYKFLQKEQILFTYLHLAADRTLTESLINSGVCAIAYETVELTNGKLPLLTPMSIIAGRLAVQFGARYLERQQGGRGVLLGGVPGVRPGKVMILGGGVVGTEAARIAIGMGARVQIFDVNVERLAYLETLFGSRVEYLYSSPSAIEKNVIDTDLLIGAVLVTGKRAPILVSRDFVKQMRHGSVIVDVAVDQGGCVETLHPTSHTQPTYIEEDVVHYGVPNMPGAVPWTATQALNNSTLPYVLKLANQGLKALETDSFLAKGVNVQNHQLVHPAVQEVFPDLSQPSEKKRNSKNGKNKH; translated from the coding sequence ATGGAAATCGGTGTTCCCAAGGAAACAAAAGATCAAGAATTTCGCGTAGGTTTAACTCCCAGTAGCGTGCGCGTGCTGCATGAAGCAGGACACAAAATTTATGTCGAGACACAAGCGGGCGCGGGTGCAGGTTTCGAGGATGAAAAATATATTCAAGCTGGTGCAAAGATTGTTGAGACAGCAAAAAAAGCTTGGGATAGAGAACTGGTAGTTAAAGTTAAAGAACCGTTGGCGACAGAGTATAAATTTTTGCAAAAAGAACAGATACTCTTTACTTATTTACATTTAGCAGCCGATCGCACTTTAACCGAATCATTAATTAATAGTGGAGTTTGTGCGATCGCTTACGAAACTGTAGAACTAACCAATGGTAAACTCCCCTTGCTCACACCAATGAGCATTATCGCTGGACGTTTAGCAGTACAATTCGGAGCCAGATATCTCGAACGCCAACAAGGAGGACGGGGTGTTCTTTTAGGCGGTGTTCCCGGCGTTAGACCTGGAAAAGTAATGATTTTAGGCGGTGGAGTGGTGGGTACAGAAGCAGCACGCATCGCTATTGGGATGGGAGCAAGAGTACAAATTTTTGACGTAAATGTAGAGCGTTTAGCTTATTTAGAAACTTTATTTGGTTCTAGAGTCGAATATCTTTACAGTAGTCCTAGTGCGATCGAAAAAAACGTCATCGATACAGACTTACTCATTGGTGCAGTTTTAGTCACAGGAAAACGCGCCCCCATCCTTGTCTCCCGTGACTTCGTGAAACAAATGCGTCATGGTTCCGTCATCGTTGATGTTGCGGTAGATCAAGGCGGTTGTGTCGAAACCTTACATCCCACTTCCCACACACAACCCACCTACATAGAAGAAGATGTCGTACATTACGGCGTACCCAATATGCCCGGAGCCGTTCCCTGGACTGCTACCCAAGCTCTCAACAATAGTACTCTACCTTACGTCCTCAAACTAGCTAATCAAGGCTTAAAAGCTTTAGAAACAGATTCTTTTCTAGCTAAAGGTGTAAATGTCCAAAATCATCAGTTAGTACACCCAGCAGTTCAAGAAGTATTTCCCGATCTCAGTCAGCCATCAGAAAAAAAACGTAATTCCAAAAATGGTAAAAACAAACATTAA
- a CDS encoding heavy metal-responsive transcriptional regulator: MIETVLGKLYKIGEVASFTGLPVKTIRYYEELGLLSPVVTRASSGYRLFDSQVLKRLDFIKRAQSLGMSLKEIQEFLLIHDRGELPCHEVKQHINAKLREIDRQIAALEILRSELQELLSEWKEPISDNVDEIICPNIQSHLDESSEHCH, encoded by the coding sequence ATGATCGAAACTGTTTTAGGCAAACTGTACAAGATTGGAGAAGTTGCATCATTTACTGGATTGCCAGTAAAAACTATTCGTTATTACGAAGAACTAGGCTTACTCTCACCTGTGGTGACACGCGCTTCCTCTGGATATCGACTGTTTGATTCTCAAGTACTCAAGCGACTGGATTTTATTAAACGCGCTCAGTCTTTGGGAATGAGTTTAAAAGAGATTCAGGAATTTCTCTTGATTCACGATCGAGGTGAGCTACCTTGTCACGAAGTTAAGCAACATATTAATGCGAAACTCCGGGAGATCGATCGACAAATTGCGGCTTTGGAAATTTTGCGATCGGAATTACAAGAACTTCTTTCAGAATGGAAAGAACCAATATCTGATAATGTTGATGAAATAATCTGCCCTAATATTCAATCACATTTGGATGAAAGTTCCGAACATTGTCACTAA
- a CDS encoding WD40 repeat domain-containing protein, translating into MKVPNIVTKFFQVGCAVFVSLSGYTIFTDITRANINNIAEKLPAPTNPQFPETPVPPPENTWQRVRLLHNIKAHWGPIYALTFSPDGKYLASGGTDIDTKIRLWNPIKGNRIRTITAHSNRVLALAITPDNLTIASGSEDTTLNIWSLKNGKLSRSLTHDFSNILSMAITPDGQTLVSGGLDGIRLIDLKTERLLYTRVPLSQPIVYAVAISPNGQILATGGRDTKIYLWNIQNSQFLGTIPGHQGAITSLAFSPDGNTLVSGSYDHTVKVWNLTTRRSFTLVGHQNIVNSVTVHPDGRTVASAGRDGVRIWDLRSGQQIRSIMIDTDWIQTVAFSPDGNFLATGAFDGKLKIWEGINKNFPIDFGENQ; encoded by the coding sequence ATGAAAGTTCCGAACATTGTCACTAAATTTTTTCAAGTCGGATGTGCAGTTTTTGTCAGTCTTAGTGGCTACACAATTTTTACAGATATAACACGAGCAAATATTAATAATATTGCCGAAAAACTGCCCGCACCAACTAATCCCCAATTTCCTGAAACTCCTGTACCACCTCCAGAAAATACTTGGCAAAGAGTCAGACTTTTACATAATATCAAAGCTCATTGGGGGCCAATTTACGCTCTTACTTTCAGTCCCGACGGCAAATATCTTGCCAGTGGCGGAACTGATATCGATACCAAAATTCGCCTCTGGAATCCGATAAAAGGCAATAGAATTCGCACAATTACCGCTCATAGCAACCGAGTTTTAGCCTTAGCAATTACTCCAGATAATTTGACAATTGCTAGTGGTAGTGAAGATACCACCCTAAATATTTGGAGCTTAAAAAATGGCAAACTCAGTCGGAGTTTGACCCACGATTTCAGTAATATTTTATCAATGGCGATTACTCCTGATGGACAAACATTAGTGAGTGGTGGTTTGGACGGAATTAGATTAATTGATTTAAAAACAGAAAGGTTACTTTATACTCGCGTACCTTTATCTCAACCAATAGTTTATGCTGTGGCAATTAGTCCCAATGGGCAAATTTTGGCAACTGGAGGTAGAGATACAAAAATTTATTTATGGAATATTCAAAATAGTCAATTTCTTGGTACTATACCTGGACATCAAGGCGCAATTACTTCGTTAGCTTTTTCCCCAGATGGTAATACTTTGGTGAGTGGCAGTTATGACCATACAGTTAAAGTTTGGAATCTGACAACTCGGAGATCCTTTACGCTTGTTGGTCATCAAAATATTGTGAATTCTGTGACGGTGCATCCTGATGGGAGAACTGTAGCGAGTGCGGGTAGGGATGGTGTGAGAATTTGGGATTTACGAAGCGGACAACAAATTCGATCGATCATGATTGATACAGATTGGATACAAACAGTTGCTTTTAGTCCTGATGGTAATTTTTTAGCAACTGGTGCATTTGATGGCAAACTGAAAATTTGGGAAGGGATTAATAAAAATTTCCCGATCGATTTTGGTGAAAATCAATAA
- a CDS encoding HNH endonuclease has translation MSKTYISAALRRLVRERANYACEYCLIPEMAVLVPHEVDHVIAEKHGGQTDETNLALACTICNKYKGSDLASIDPSNGEIVRLYQPRHDRWYNHFQLKEGEIITLNAIGRVTVRLLQMNRPERVEERRLLLQANALNVPLK, from the coding sequence ATGAGTAAGACATACATTTCTGCCGCACTCAGACGGTTGGTGCGCGAGCGGGCCAATTATGCTTGTGAATATTGTTTAATCCCTGAAATGGCAGTTCTCGTACCTCATGAAGTCGATCATGTAATTGCTGAAAAGCATGGTGGACAAACAGACGAAACTAACTTGGCACTGGCTTGTACAATTTGCAATAAGTACAAGGGAAGCGATCTGGCATCGATCGATCCTAGCAATGGAGAAATTGTCAGGTTATATCAACCTCGTCACGATCGCTGGTATAACCATTTTCAATTAAAAGAGGGTGAAATCATTACTTTGAATGCGATCGGGCGAGTGACTGTGCGATTGTTACAAATGAATCGTCCTGAGCGGGTAGAAGAACGAAGGTTGCTTTTACAAGCAAACGCTCTGAATGTACCCCTTAAGTAA
- a CDS encoding PAS domain S-box protein, whose translation MGNKKSKSVSELQATIRKMEVALNAIADAVVFLGENHKIEWCNSAFTQLIETNSSIIGANFCELLPLQQAEKPLAHDAYPDFKIIKGEYETTEYQFVKSDNKLNFKISGNAVEIKDNIPAVVLVIEMVCPQSKSIIEEQKQQEYLSLLQATLESTADGILVVNRARNAPIYNQKFLQMWGMPEELLLPGKEDERLQFLAQQTKDPEDFLAKVWDLFINRPEVVALDLVEFKDGRIFERYSQPQWKGEEIIGRVWSFRDITEQKKTEERLRFSQFALDQISDNVACCDRDGKIYYVNQASCRLVGFSREELLGLKVHDLDPNYPKEVWPEHWRELKEKGTLTFETMMRSKTGELIPIEVSAYFLEFDGKELDFSFSKNITERKQAEAALRRSELRFRRLFENSQVGIVLTRIEDGLILDANQKFIELTGYSSPGEVIKKKYTTDFYIHQDDRQVVVNQVLENGQLHNYEVQFRRRDGTLLWLLCSVRLNVEENCLEGVVTDITDRKKSEEALRRSEIKYRHIFENSLVGIGRSRLSDGLFIDANQPCAEIIGYKSAKELIGKRRAGEFHVNPNDRSWMISQMEQYGEIRNFEMQLYRQDGGISWGLFSARINAEESCVEFMIVDISDRKRLEEEVKQSQQFLDNIINNIPLGLFAKDNNNDFRYVLINKNAEKILGFSKEQALGLNDRELISQESADFFRQQDLTVVEQGTLLEIPEMEVYTANQEKILIRVLKFPLFDSQKRITHLLCISEDITDRKHREQALRLIVEGTAATTGDEFFNSCVRYLASVLRVRYSLVTEFINQTKTKVRTLAIWTGDRLGENFEYDLQGTPCESILLGQTCYYPTNIKNLFPDDRDLAKIGAESYLGIPLINSSGEILGHLAVMDVKPMENDPGRELILRIFAARAGAELERKQAEQALESRARRESLVSCISRQFIDQDVNTALNFTLKAIAHFLGVERSCIFELSEDQKHLSLIGEWCAEGIQSLANYLKISNFNILPWFSQKIFYGQEIQISSISDLPPEATAERTMLQLQAIQSLIIAPLIHSSKVIGFIGADVVNFAKIWSEDDISLLKLVGEITAIGIARHKAEEALRVAKEAAEAANNAKSTFLANMSHELRTPLNAILGFAQLMERDSAITARQKASLATINRSGEHLLTLINDVLEMSKIEAGRTVLNSIPFDLHRLLQTLQGMFQVRAEAKQLSLQFEIATDLPQYIFTDEGKLRQVLINLLSNAVKFTEIGEVTLRALTKYRTQEEITLYFEVQDTGRGIAPDEIDNLFQPFVQTSSGTQAREGTGLGLTISRQFIRLMGGDIQVNSILGTGSTFSFEIQVTLADSSEVTPLLTNRRVLKIAPNQLTYRILVVDDRSENRDIIAQLLGSVGLEVRTANNGIEAIATWENWQPHLIWMDMRMPIMDGYEATRQIRSKVNNNSTFPKIIALTASAFEEQRTSILAAGCDDLVSKPFREQVIFDKLTEHIGIRFIYAEESENQNSEETVGSGKDLKPSDLLVMPSEWIAELHQASLEVDGQKISQLITQIPSSHKLLAEGLTDLVYRFCFEEIYELTEN comes from the coding sequence ATGGGCAATAAAAAGTCAAAGTCGGTAAGCGAACTGCAAGCAACTATTCGTAAAATGGAAGTGGCGCTAAATGCGATCGCAGATGCAGTTGTATTTTTAGGTGAAAATCACAAAATAGAATGGTGTAATTCTGCTTTTACTCAATTAATTGAAACAAATTCTTCAATTATTGGGGCTAATTTTTGTGAATTATTACCGTTACAACAAGCAGAAAAACCACTAGCTCATGATGCTTATCCCGATTTTAAAATCATCAAGGGAGAATATGAAACAACAGAATATCAATTCGTTAAAAGTGACAATAAGTTAAATTTTAAAATATCTGGTAATGCAGTAGAAATCAAAGACAATATCCCGGCAGTTGTTTTAGTAATTGAAATGGTTTGTCCGCAAAGTAAATCGATTATTGAAGAACAAAAACAGCAGGAATATTTATCTTTATTACAAGCTACTTTAGAATCCACTGCTGATGGAATTTTAGTAGTAAATCGCGCTCGTAATGCACCAATTTATAATCAGAAATTTTTACAAATGTGGGGAATGCCAGAAGAGTTATTATTACCGGGAAAAGAAGATGAAAGACTACAATTTTTAGCGCAACAAACCAAAGATCCAGAAGATTTTCTGGCCAAGGTTTGGGATTTATTTATTAACCGTCCAGAAGTAGTAGCGTTAGATTTAGTAGAATTCAAAGACGGTAGAATTTTTGAGCGTTATTCTCAACCACAATGGAAAGGTGAGGAAATTATTGGTCGAGTTTGGAGTTTTCGGGATATTACCGAACAAAAGAAAACCGAAGAAAGATTAAGATTTAGTCAATTTGCCTTAGATCAGATTTCTGATAATGTTGCTTGTTGCGATCGAGATGGAAAAATTTACTATGTTAACCAAGCTTCTTGTCGTTTAGTGGGATTTTCCAGAGAAGAATTATTAGGATTAAAAGTTCATGATTTAGATCCTAATTATCCTAAAGAAGTTTGGCCAGAACATTGGCGAGAACTTAAAGAAAAAGGAACTCTGACTTTTGAAACTATGATGCGTTCCAAAACAGGAGAGTTGATTCCTATAGAAGTATCTGCATATTTTTTAGAATTTGATGGAAAAGAGTTAGATTTTAGCTTTTCTAAAAATATTACAGAACGCAAACAAGCAGAAGCAGCTTTGCGCCGGAGTGAATTAAGATTTCGGCGGTTGTTTGAGAACTCCCAAGTAGGAATTGTTTTAACTAGAATTGAGGATGGATTAATTTTAGATGCTAATCAAAAATTTATAGAACTAACTGGATATAGTTCTCCTGGTGAGGTAATTAAAAAGAAATATACTACTGATTTTTACATTCATCAAGACGATCGCCAAGTGGTTGTTAATCAAGTATTAGAAAATGGTCAATTGCACAACTATGAAGTACAATTTCGCCGTCGGGATGGCACACTTCTTTGGTTGTTGTGTTCTGTACGTTTAAATGTAGAAGAAAATTGTTTAGAAGGTGTAGTAACAGATATTACCGATCGCAAAAAATCAGAAGAAGCTTTGCGTCGCAGTGAAATAAAATATCGTCATATTTTTGAAAATTCTTTAGTAGGAATTGGACGTTCTCGGTTATCAGATGGGTTGTTTATTGATGCTAATCAACCTTGTGCAGAAATCATTGGTTATAAGTCAGCTAAAGAATTAATTGGTAAACGACGTGCTGGAGAATTTCATGTTAATCCTAACGATCGTTCTTGGATGATATCTCAAATGGAACAGTACGGAGAAATTCGCAATTTTGAAATGCAATTATACCGTCAAGACGGAGGAATTAGTTGGGGTTTATTCTCAGCCAGAATTAATGCCGAAGAATCTTGCGTAGAATTTATGATTGTGGACATTAGCGATCGCAAACGTTTAGAAGAAGAAGTAAAACAATCACAACAATTTTTAGATAATATTATTAATAACATCCCTTTAGGGCTTTTTGCTAAAGACAATAATAATGATTTTCGTTATGTATTAATCAATAAAAATGCCGAAAAGATTCTAGGTTTTTCCAAAGAACAAGCATTAGGTTTAAACGATCGTGAATTAATTTCTCAAGAATCAGCTGACTTTTTCCGCCAACAAGACTTAACAGTAGTAGAACAAGGTACATTATTAGAAATTCCAGAAATGGAAGTTTATACGGCTAATCAAGAGAAAATTTTAATCAGAGTATTAAAATTCCCGTTATTTGATAGCCAAAAACGAATTACACATTTATTATGTATTTCGGAAGACATTACCGATCGCAAACACCGAGAACAAGCTTTACGATTAATTGTTGAAGGAACAGCAGCAACAACAGGAGACGAATTCTTTAATTCCTGCGTTCGTTACCTTGCATCTGTATTAAGAGTTCGTTATTCCTTAGTAACTGAATTTATTAATCAAACTAAAACTAAAGTCCGCACTTTAGCAATTTGGACAGGCGATCGTTTGGGCGAAAATTTTGAATATGATTTACAAGGAACGCCATGTGAAAGCATTTTATTAGGACAAACTTGTTATTATCCAACAAACATTAAAAACTTGTTTCCTGACGATCGAGATTTAGCAAAGATTGGTGCAGAAAGCTACTTAGGAATTCCCTTAATTAATTCGTCAGGTGAAATCTTGGGTCATTTAGCAGTAATGGATGTAAAACCAATGGAAAATGACCCCGGAAGAGAGTTAATTTTACGAATTTTTGCCGCCCGTGCTGGTGCAGAATTAGAACGTAAACAAGCAGAACAAGCATTAGAAAGTCGGGCGAGAAGAGAAAGTTTAGTTAGTTGTATTTCTCGGCAATTTATTGACCAAGATGTAAACACAGCACTTAATTTTACATTGAAAGCGATCGCGCACTTTTTAGGAGTAGAACGTAGTTGCATCTTTGAATTATCAGAAGATCAAAAACATCTTTCCCTAATTGGTGAATGGTGTGCTGAAGGAATTCAATCATTAGCTAATTATTTAAAAATATCTAACTTTAACATTTTGCCTTGGTTTTCTCAGAAAATTTTTTACGGTCAAGAAATTCAAATTTCCTCAATTTCTGACCTTCCCCCCGAAGCTACAGCAGAAAGAACAATGCTGCAACTTCAAGCAATACAATCTTTAATAATTGCACCCTTAATTCACTCCAGTAAAGTCATTGGATTTATCGGTGCAGATGTAGTGAACTTTGCTAAAATTTGGAGCGAAGATGATATTAGTTTGCTCAAATTAGTCGGAGAAATTACAGCTATTGGTATTGCCAGACATAAAGCCGAAGAAGCCTTAAGAGTTGCTAAAGAAGCCGCTGAAGCAGCTAACAATGCTAAAAGTACTTTTTTAGCAAATATGAGTCATGAACTGCGGACTCCATTAAATGCAATTTTAGGTTTTGCTCAATTAATGGAAAGAGATAGCGCCATAACTGCACGTCAAAAAGCATCTCTTGCTACCATTAACCGCAGTGGAGAACATTTACTAACTTTAATTAATGATGTGTTAGAAATGTCCAAAATTGAAGCGGGAAGAACAGTTTTAAACTCTATCCCTTTTGATTTACATCGCTTGCTACAAACCTTACAAGGAATGTTCCAAGTTCGCGCCGAAGCCAAACAATTATCTCTCCAATTTGAGATAGCTACAGATTTACCTCAATACATTTTTACTGATGAAGGTAAACTTCGACAAGTGTTGATCAACTTATTAAGTAATGCTGTTAAATTCACCGAAATAGGAGAAGTAACGCTCCGTGCTTTAACAAAGTATAGAACCCAAGAAGAAATTACGCTTTACTTTGAAGTTCAAGATACAGGTAGAGGTATTGCACCAGATGAAATAGATAATTTATTTCAACCTTTTGTGCAAACAAGTAGTGGCACTCAAGCTAGAGAAGGTACAGGTTTGGGCTTAACTATTAGCCGTCAATTTATCCGGTTGATGGGAGGAGATATTCAAGTTAATAGTATTTTAGGAACAGGTTCTACTTTCAGTTTTGAGATTCAAGTTACTTTAGCCGACTCTTCCGAAGTAACACCATTATTAACGAATAGACGAGTTTTAAAGATCGCACCCAATCAACTTACTTATCGAATTTTAGTAGTAGACGATCGCTCAGAAAACCGAGATATTATTGCTCAACTTTTAGGAAGTGTTGGTTTGGAAGTTCGTACAGCGAATAATGGAATAGAAGCGATCGCAACTTGGGAAAATTGGCAACCTCACCTAATTTGGATGGATATGCGAATGCCAATTATGGATGGTTACGAAGCCACTCGGCAAATTAGAAGTAAAGTTAATAATAATTCCACTTTTCCCAAAATTATTGCCCTCACTGCCAGCGCCTTTGAAGAACAAAGAACTAGTATTTTAGCCGCAGGTTGTGATGATTTAGTCAGCAAACCTTTCCGGGAACAAGTAATTTTTGATAAACTCACCGAACACATCGGAATTCGCTTTATTTACGCAGAAGAATCAGAAAATCAAAATTCAGAAGAAACCGTTGGTAGTGGCAAAGATCTCAAACCTTCAGACTTATTAGTTATGCCATCAGAATGGATTGCAGAATTGCACCAAGCATCCCTAGAAGTAGATGGTCAAAAAATTAGCCAATTAATTACTCAAATACCCTCATCTCATAAGTTATTGGCAGAAGGATTAACCGACTTAGTGTATCGTTTCTGCTTTGAGGAAATTTATGAATTGACAGAAAATTAA
- a CDS encoding response regulator, giving the protein MRILLIEDDEMLTNVLLDSLTSQHYLVDAIADGELGWEYVQSTPYDLILMDVGLPKLDGISLCSKLRTSGCTTPILLMTAKDANSDRIRGLDAGADDYLIKPLDLAELHARVRALLRRKEVPHTPILQIGELKLDPSSCQVTFQEKPLSLTPKEYNLLELFLRNPSRVFSRANIVEHLWTFDDPPLEESVKAHIKGLRQKMRNAGAGNWIENVYGLGYRLNPEQANSENNKSKNVNPKVNPPSSVEEQFSQAMEVMWQKYQGLMTERLDVLQTAATAIETGKIADELRLAASKEAHKLAGVLGMFEWEKGTLIAKEIEQLLESDGLLHETNVVSLIQDLAKGIKNRGKIETKAENVELKTSLSLQNPSNNRRLLLIDPNQEIGEKLQKLTESTGENWEQVATLEVAKSWLQTKSPDLVVLSIDEVGQSQQSLELLADLAQRTPAVPVIILAAGDCLVDRITVARSGGKGFLAKPVTATQIWDLAVHILQQSRRQIVNLLVVDDDPILLESLPQMLSPWGMRITGLNDPLKFWEVLNAVSPNLLILDVEMPNISGIELCQAVRSDPNWQEIPILFLTAHKDVSIIQQIFAAGADDYLVKPVVAVELLTRINNRLERNRLLQTLSTKDPQTGVLNQLKSSRDLESLLQQAEINKSPLCLAIFSVSQLRQINIQYGHNVGNQVLQRWGQLFKSAFLGDEILGYWGNGEFVVGMPGLSKAEVSDRLNDILTDLRQQVFSTTDGSRFQVNCNFAIVEYSIEGKTLQSLYQVASKFLEYK; this is encoded by the coding sequence ATGAGAATTTTGTTGATTGAAGATGACGAAATGCTAACAAATGTGCTGTTAGATTCTCTCACCAGTCAGCATTATTTGGTAGATGCGATCGCAGATGGAGAATTAGGTTGGGAATATGTCCAAAGTACGCCGTATGATTTGATTTTGATGGATGTGGGATTGCCGAAGTTAGACGGAATTAGCTTATGTAGTAAATTGCGTACTTCTGGTTGTACCACTCCAATTTTATTAATGACTGCTAAAGATGCAAATAGCGATCGGATTCGTGGATTAGATGCAGGTGCAGACGACTACTTAATTAAACCCTTAGATTTAGCCGAACTTCACGCCAGAGTCAGAGCATTATTGCGACGCAAAGAAGTTCCACACACACCAATTTTACAAATAGGAGAACTCAAGTTAGATCCAAGTAGTTGTCAGGTAACTTTTCAAGAAAAACCTTTGTCATTAACACCTAAAGAATACAACTTATTAGAGTTATTTTTAAGAAATCCCTCACGAGTTTTCAGTCGTGCCAATATAGTCGAACATCTTTGGACATTCGACGATCCACCATTAGAAGAAAGCGTCAAAGCACATATTAAAGGATTGCGCCAAAAAATGCGAAATGCAGGCGCAGGAAATTGGATTGAAAACGTTTATGGTTTAGGATATCGCCTGAACCCCGAACAAGCTAACAGCGAAAACAATAAATCAAAAAACGTCAATCCAAAAGTCAATCCTCCATCTTCAGTAGAAGAACAATTTAGTCAAGCAATGGAGGTGATGTGGCAAAAATACCAAGGTTTAATGACAGAACGTTTAGACGTTTTGCAAACCGCAGCAACAGCTATCGAAACCGGAAAAATAGCTGATGAATTGCGCTTAGCAGCAAGCAAAGAAGCGCATAAATTGGCTGGGGTTTTAGGAATGTTTGAATGGGAAAAAGGAACTCTAATAGCTAAAGAAATTGAACAATTATTAGAATCAGATGGATTACTTCATGAAACTAATGTTGTGTCGTTGATTCAAGATTTAGCAAAGGGAATTAAAAACCGAGGAAAAATAGAAACTAAAGCAGAAAATGTAGAATTAAAAACTAGTCTCTCTCTACAAAATCCTTCAAATAATAGGCGCTTATTATTAATCGATCCTAACCAAGAAATCGGAGAAAAATTACAAAAATTAACAGAATCAACGGGAGAAAACTGGGAACAAGTAGCAACTTTAGAAGTAGCTAAATCTTGGTTACAAACTAAATCGCCTGACTTGGTAGTGTTGAGTATTGATGAAGTTGGACAGAGCCAACAAAGTTTAGAATTACTAGCAGATTTGGCACAACGCACGCCAGCAGTTCCAGTAATTATACTTGCTGCTGGTGATTGTTTAGTAGATAGAATAACAGTAGCACGTTCTGGGGGAAAAGGGTTTTTAGCAAAACCTGTAACTGCAACTCAAATTTGGGATTTAGCAGTACACATTTTACAGCAAAGTCGTCGCCAAATAGTTAATTTATTAGTAGTAGATGATGACCCCATTTTGCTGGAAAGTTTACCTCAAATGTTGTCTCCTTGGGGAATGCGAATCACTGGATTAAACGATCCTTTAAAATTTTGGGAAGTGTTAAATGCCGTTTCCCCAAATTTACTAATTTTAGATGTAGAAATGCCTAATATTAGTGGAATTGAACTTTGTCAGGCGGTGCGTAGCGATCCAAATTGGCAAGAAATACCAATTTTGTTTTTAACTGCTCACAAAGATGTTTCAATCATCCAACAAATATTTGCGGCTGGTGCAGATGATTATTTGGTAAAACCTGTAGTTGCAGTAGAGTTATTAACTAGAATTAATAATCGTTTAGAGCGTAATCGTTTACTGCAAACTCTTTCGACTAAAGATCCTCAAACAGGAGTTCTCAATCAATTAAAATCAAGTCGAGATTTGGAAAGTTTGCTTCAGCAAGCAGAAATAAATAAATCTCCATTATGTTTGGCAATTTTTAGTGTTTCTCAACTGCGCCAAATTAATATTCAATATGGACACAATGTAGGAAATCAAGTGTTACAAAGATGGGGACAATTGTTTAAATCTGCTTTTCTTGGTGATGAAATTTTGGGGTATTGGGGAAATGGTGAATTTGTGGTGGGAATGCCAGGTTTAAGTAAGGCGGAAGTTAGCGATCGCTTAAATGATATATTAACTGACTTACGACAACAAGTATTTTCTACAACCGATGGTAGCCGTTTTCAAGTAAATTGCAACTTTGCCATTGTAGAATATTCAATAGAGGGCAAAACATTACAATCTCTTTATCAAGTTGCTAGTAAATTTTTAGAATATAAGTAA